One genomic window of Gimesia chilikensis includes the following:
- a CDS encoding NADAR family protein, with translation MSNQTINFYSVSEAYGEFSNFAGFPIELDGKRWPTSEHYFQAQKFKETSHQEEIRKEPSPMRAARMGRERKRPLRKDWESVKDGIMRQAVLAKFTQHAELRELLLSTGESRLVEHTTNDAYWGDGGDGSGKNRLGQILMEIRRTLREAGDTEEEA, from the coding sequence ATGTCCAATCAAACCATCAACTTCTACAGCGTCAGTGAGGCTTACGGTGAATTCTCCAACTTTGCCGGGTTTCCGATTGAGCTGGACGGTAAACGCTGGCCGACGTCGGAGCATTATTTTCAGGCGCAGAAATTCAAAGAGACTTCACACCAGGAAGAGATCCGCAAAGAACCGTCGCCGATGCGGGCTGCCCGGATGGGACGGGAGCGGAAGCGACCGCTACGGAAAGACTGGGAATCGGTCAAAGATGGCATCATGCGGCAGGCCGTGCTGGCGAAGTTTACGCAACATGCAGAACTGCGGGAACTGCTGCTCTCTACGGGAGAGAGTCGTCTCGTCGAGCATACGACGAACGATGCTTACTGGGGAGATGGCGGGGATGGCAGCGGTAAGAATCGGCTGGGGCAGATTCTGATGGAGATTCGCCGGACGCTGCGGGAGGCGGGGGATACGGAAGAGGAAGCGTAG
- a CDS encoding RNA 2'-phosphotransferase, which produces MNEKDIKRKSKFLSLILRHQPETVGIQLDESGWVDVETLLSAIDEHGKKMSRETLEHVVHSNDKQRFSFSDDGTRIRANQGHSVKIELGYEAAIPPEFLIHGTPQQFVAVISREGLKKMKRHHVHLHGDENTALAVGQRRGKPVLLKIRSGEMSQAGFEFFVTPNQVWLTDRVPPEYIDFP; this is translated from the coding sequence ATGAACGAAAAGGATATCAAAAGGAAAAGTAAATTTCTGAGCCTGATTCTCAGACATCAGCCGGAGACCGTCGGGATTCAACTGGATGAATCGGGTTGGGTCGATGTAGAGACGTTACTCTCTGCGATCGACGAACATGGTAAGAAGATGTCGCGGGAAACACTGGAGCATGTCGTACATTCGAATGACAAACAGCGGTTCTCCTTCAGCGATGACGGCACCCGCATCCGGGCTAACCAGGGGCACTCAGTCAAAATTGAACTGGGCTACGAGGCTGCGATTCCCCCTGAGTTCCTGATTCACGGTACGCCGCAACAGTTTGTCGCAGTGATCTCCCGCGAGGGACTCAAGAAGATGAAACGTCATCACGTGCATCTGCATGGAGATGAAAATACCGCACTGGCGGTCGGGCAGCGGCGGGGTAAACCCGTGTTACTGAAGATCCGCTCGGGAGAGATGTCTCAAGCCGGGTTTGAATTCTTTGTGACTCCGAATCAGGTCTGGTTAACCGATCGGGTTCCACCCGAGTACATCGACTTCCCCTGA
- the pncA gene encoding bifunctional nicotinamidase/pyrazinamidase: MHALILVDLQYDFMPGGALAVPDGDDVVEVANQWIPKFELVVATQDWHPPDHLSFASQHPNREIGELIDLNGLEQILWPEHCIQGSPGAELHADLDQEQIDAVIPKGTDTSIDSYSGFFDNGHRQATGLGDYLNERNVSEVTIMGLATDYCVKFTALDAVRHGLKTNLVQAGCRGVDLNEGDIQRALQEMQAAGVALI; encoded by the coding sequence ATGCATGCTTTAATCTTAGTCGATCTGCAATATGACTTTATGCCGGGCGGTGCCCTGGCGGTTCCCGACGGCGATGACGTCGTGGAAGTAGCCAACCAGTGGATACCGAAATTCGAACTGGTCGTCGCGACCCAGGACTGGCATCCGCCAGATCATCTGAGTTTCGCCAGCCAGCACCCCAATCGGGAAATTGGTGAGCTGATCGATCTCAATGGGCTGGAGCAGATTCTCTGGCCCGAACACTGTATTCAGGGTTCCCCGGGAGCCGAACTGCACGCTGATCTGGATCAGGAGCAGATTGATGCGGTAATCCCGAAAGGCACCGATACCAGCATCGACAGTTACAGCGGGTTCTTCGATAACGGGCATCGCCAGGCGACCGGCCTGGGTGACTATTTAAACGAACGCAATGTGAGTGAAGTCACCATCATGGGACTTGCCACCGATTACTGCGTGAAATTCACGGCCCTGGATGCGGTCAGGCACGGATTGAAAACAAATCTGGTGCAGGCTGGCTGTCGGGGCGTCGATCTGAACGAGGGTGATATTCAGCGAGCCCTGCAGGAAATGCAGGCGGCAGGTGTCGCTCTAATCTGA
- a CDS encoding ADP-ribosylglycohydrolase family protein — MDNYSRILGCLLGTAVGDAVGLKREGLSRKRSRRLYGGPPLSPDLFLNRGYCSDDTEHTLMVGRALVLSRGVPEDFERRLGRDLKHWLLTLPAGIGRATLRSCLKLLVGVAPQNSGVFSAGNGPAMRSALLGLYATSESHLQELVLRSSRITHKDPRAEEGALLVARAARLSLTEPGQSPREFLGNSVSQIQDAELKSAIENAVEHLARQSTPEEYAHDQGWSDGISGYINQTVPAALYCWAYSADDFRQSVENAVMLGGDADSVAAIVGAISGANLGVEVIPGEWKQQLAEWPRTIAWMESLAECLSQMDETADPQAPPPMHWLATIPRNLLFAAVVISLGGRRLLPPY, encoded by the coding sequence ATGGACAATTACTCTCGTATTCTAGGGTGTTTACTGGGTACCGCGGTCGGAGATGCCGTCGGACTGAAACGGGAAGGCTTATCCCGCAAACGTTCCCGACGCCTGTATGGGGGGCCTCCACTTTCTCCCGATCTGTTTTTGAACAGGGGGTATTGCAGCGACGATACCGAACACACCCTGATGGTCGGACGAGCCCTGGTGCTCTCCCGGGGTGTGCCTGAAGATTTCGAACGACGACTGGGGCGGGACCTCAAGCATTGGCTGTTAACTCTGCCGGCCGGGATCGGCCGGGCCACGCTTCGCTCCTGTCTGAAACTGTTAGTTGGCGTTGCTCCTCAAAACAGCGGCGTCTTCAGTGCAGGGAATGGGCCGGCCATGCGTTCTGCACTGTTGGGGCTCTATGCAACTTCCGAGTCACACCTGCAGGAACTGGTACTGCGAAGCTCAAGAATCACTCACAAAGATCCCCGTGCTGAAGAGGGCGCACTTCTGGTAGCCCGTGCGGCGCGACTGTCACTGACAGAGCCAGGACAAAGCCCGCGGGAATTTCTTGGTAACAGCGTCTCACAGATTCAGGATGCAGAACTCAAGTCGGCAATCGAGAACGCAGTCGAACATCTCGCACGTCAGAGTACTCCCGAAGAGTACGCACACGACCAGGGCTGGAGCGATGGAATCTCCGGTTACATTAACCAGACTGTTCCCGCGGCGCTCTACTGCTGGGCTTATTCTGCAGACGATTTTCGGCAGTCAGTTGAAAATGCCGTCATGCTGGGGGGCGATGCCGACAGTGTGGCTGCGATCGTCGGAGCCATCAGTGGAGCGAATCTGGGAGTCGAAGTGATTCCCGGTGAATGGAAACAGCAACTGGCAGAATGGCCGCGTACCATCGCGTGGATGGAATCGCTGGCGGAGTGTCTGTCGCAAATGGACGAGACTGCGGATCCGCAGGCACCTCCTCCGATGCACTGGCTGGCTACGATTCCGCGGAATCTGCTGTTTGCTGCCGTGGTGATCAGCCTGGGAGGCAGACGCCTGCTTCCGCCCTATTGA
- a CDS encoding NUDIX hydrolase has product MKYSYEYPRAALTVDCVVFGLDEDDLQILLIQRDLPPFEGDWALPGGFVRLEETLDEAALRELSEETGLKNVYLEQLYSFGTVNRDPRERVVTVAYYALVNLSDHRVQAATDARNAAWFAVDDIPSLAFDHDQILEMAHERLRGKVRYQPIGFELLPPKFTLRQIQHLYEVILDRPLDKRNFRKKILSMGILIELDEVETDVAHRAARLYQFDRRKYKRLTKQGFHFEI; this is encoded by the coding sequence ATGAAATACAGCTATGAATATCCGCGGGCTGCATTAACGGTGGACTGCGTCGTGTTTGGCCTGGATGAAGATGATCTGCAGATTCTGCTCATTCAGCGGGACCTGCCCCCGTTTGAAGGGGACTGGGCACTCCCGGGCGGGTTTGTTCGGCTGGAAGAAACACTGGACGAGGCCGCCCTGCGTGAGTTGAGTGAAGAGACCGGTCTGAAAAATGTCTATCTCGAACAGCTGTATTCCTTCGGAACCGTGAACCGGGATCCCCGGGAGCGTGTCGTTACGGTAGCTTACTATGCCCTGGTGAATCTGTCGGACCACCGGGTGCAGGCGGCCACCGATGCCCGGAATGCCGCCTGGTTCGCGGTGGACGACATCCCCTCGCTGGCCTTTGACCACGACCAGATTCTGGAAATGGCTCATGAACGTCTGCGGGGTAAGGTCCGTTACCAGCCCATCGGCTTTGAACTGCTGCCTCCCAAATTTACCTTAAGGCAGATTCAGCATCTGTATGAAGTCATTCTGGATCGACCGCTGGATAAGCGTAATTTTCGTAAAAAGATTCTCAGTATGGGAATCCTCATTGAACTGGACGAAGTCGAGACGGATGTCGCGCATCGAGCCGCGCGTCTGTATCAGTTCGACCGTCGCAAATACAAACGCCTGACCAAACAGGGGTTTCACTTCGAGATCTGA